A region from the Hirundo rustica isolate bHirRus1 chromosome 20, bHirRus1.pri.v3, whole genome shotgun sequence genome encodes:
- the PRRC2B gene encoding protein PRRC2B isoform X6, producing MSDRLGQITKGKDGKSKYSTLSLFDKYKGKSIEAIRTTVIPRHGLQSLGKVAAARRMPPPANLPSLKSENKGNDPNIIIVPKDGTGWANKQDQPDQKSSSATAAQLQESLPQQGLQKSVSNLQKPTQSISQESTNSVPGGPKSWAQLNGKPAGQEGGSRASSRLLSFSPEEFPTLKAAGEQDKVGKEKGALDPSYGPGPSLRPQNVTSWREGGGRNVTSATSLTASPAELGSKTSSTGDGAPSSASASDAKEPSLRPAQPVRKGASQFMGNVYQPPTYHDMLPAFMCPQQPSETPASLDRGSFPVPQLRLEPRVPFRQFQMNDQDGKENRLSLSRPTRPLRQQMERVPRPTIINAENLKGLDELDNDADDGWAGIHDEVDYSEKLKFSEDEEEEETLKDGRQKWNSWDPRRQRQLSLSSADSADVKHTLEEGKNWNDSVGLSRPVRKAQDSQQPPRKVNGWSSASEYQKPALGSVLRQQSLEDKEEKVPVRQKFVHSEISEAVERARRRREEEERRAREERLAACAAKLKQLDQKCKLAQKSVETQKHTENEDVRPPSTEKNTTQENGHAFRKATPEFHMQDASVGYLEEESPAPAAAAAQSSSEEELREAPSPAQEFNKYQKSLPPRFQRQQQQQQQQEQLYKMQHWQQQVYPPPSHSHPQRTFYPPHPQMLGFDPRWMMMPSYMDPRMAQSRTPVDFYPSALHPSGIMKPMIQQDSIGGGSCRSEDQNCQAGQAERKTAPLDPVPVWGQDSYTSLQSKGYSLSHQKQADNMSMEGLHARNESYSASGRPESLSTQRDLFEERGEEYLNAFDKKAQPDFDSCLSPQRIGQDLLFQHQESVQEACPAGSRHVNLRCSPLEPDFIQAEKKPEYNGWDISHHQKPAETAAEAAEEAPRDEQSFSADPWKKEGASTKQTTEETAEWAPESRNSGGQHQEQMGRTRRSGPIKKPVLKALKVEEKEKEMEKVKLEGEDSSRQLKEKAAVQKVENESDDSAALLNSTRYLLDDKGSSQTSLAREAEKSQEEEEEEEEEEKPERTWENKLSRESNDLPPTKRNNWIFIDEEQAFGGRGQGRGRGRGFREFTFRGRGTVVSSRGVYNSNNNQRSSRGRGLREFNQPEDFPRGKPRRRIASETHSEGSEYEELPKRRRQRGSENSNEGSVLDREDSDLKKGDFKESWRSNKIYSDDHNGLDPKRAPRAFGRSLPPRLSNSGYGRRGFMGKEPTQWQGRSGGGGWQEYSHTSPSDTFGSRQQSDRDYIQDSYKHTDSFSSRVFDESHLDDKRHFFQEDYSADQENIENRPFRRRRPPRQDKPPRFRRLRQERESVGQWNPEEGGPNLLPSQWPGRPKLSTAEKSSISGRRSPELSYQNSSDHANEEWETASESSDFSERRERRDGVPESESQLEGGLGTGSLGEKRELAKRSFSSQRPLVDRQSRKAEPAGFAEPSVRTGVGAASRYESQQNGTLIKSKRSPEEGGGLGNTSSGSNHSIYSLDRASHVNSESAEGPGKKPEKEHKSTAQRASEKGEALSQFELSYGSTIIDNRVSNAAEENEVGSMAGEGFIEVLTKKQRRLLEEERRKKEQAAQAPAKARVLQSRIPPRFAKKQNSLCLEQSDVTVSGNSLGTEIWESNSPALSVQSPGSDSWSKPVNAFNGTESSTEGFKGSQGDSGIDLSAESRESSATSSQRSSPYGTLKPEEMNGAGLVDPKPDCQKEQVQKQTDKKDSDQGSGQNKEHKPGPIGNERSLKNRKGSEGTERLEGNIPPVNGVEIHVDSVLPVPPIEFGVNPKDSDFSLPPGSASGTAANPVTKLQDALASNAGLTQSIPILRRDHHLQRCIGLNPMSFPTADLTLKMESARKAWENSPSLPEQNSPGGAGSGIQPPSSVGASNGVSYSSFGGVSMPPMPVASVAPSASIPGNHIPPLYLDGHVFASQPRLVPQTIPQQQSYQQAAAAQQIPISLHTSLQAQAQLGLRGGLPVSQSQEMYSSIQPFRSQVYMHPSLSQPSTMVLTGGTALKPPYSAFPGMQPLEVVKTQSGSPYQPMNGSQALVYEGQINQAGMGASQMMDSQLTQVRSRTGEPLLWSRLIHSHLFLRMGCNMSV from the exons ATGTCCGATCGTTTGGGGCAAATAACCAagggaaaggatgggaaaagCAAGTACTCGACTCTCAGCCTGTTTGATAAGTATAAAGGAAAGTCAATAGAAGCTATCAGAACTACAG TTATTCCTAGACATGGCTTACAGAGTCTTGGGAAAGTTGCTGCTGCCCGGCGCATGCCACCTCCTGCAAATTTGCCTAGCTTGAAGTCTGAGAACAAAGGAAACGACCCCAACATCATTATAGTACCCAAGGACGGTACAGGATGGGCAAACAAGCAGGATCAGCCAGACCAAAAGAG TTCCAGTGCGACggctgcacagctgcaggagtCGCTGCCGCAGCAGGGTTTGCAGAAATCTGTCTCCAATTTACAGAAGCCGACACAGTCAATCAGTCAGGAG agtaCAAATTCAGTGCCAGGTGGACCAAAGTCATGGGCACAGCTGAATGGAAAGCCAGCAGGACAAGAAGGTG GTTCAAGGGCCTCAAGCCGACTGTTATCCTTCTCTCCCGAGGAATTTCCGACGCTGAAAGCAGCTGGCGAGCAGGACAAGGTTGGCAAAGAAAAGGGCGCCTTAGATCCGTCGTATGGGCCAGGACCAAGCCTCCGCCCCCAGA ATGTcaccagttggagggagggcGGTGGGAGGAACGTCACCTCTGCCACATCTCTGACCGCCTCccctgctgagctgggcagcAAGACCTCCAGCACTGGAGACGGGGCCCCCTCCTCAGCGAGCGCCAGCGATGCCAAGGAGCCGTCTCTCCGCCCAGCTCAGCCCGTCCGCAAAGGGGCTTCGCAGTTCATGGGAAACGTCTACCAGCCACCCACATACCATGACATGCTACCTGCTTTT ATGTGTCCACAACAGCCATCCGAGACCCCTGCATCGCTGGACCGAGGGTCTTTCCCTGTTCCTCAGCTTCGGCTTGAGCCCCGAGTACCTTTCAGACAATTCCAGATGAATGACCAGGATGG aaaagaGAACAGGCTCAGCCTGTCTCGCCCAACACGCCCACTTCGGCAGCAGATGGAGCGAGTGCCTCGGCCCACCATCATCAATGCAGAGAACCTGAAGGGGCTGGATGAGCTGGACAATGATGCAGACGATGGATGGGCAG GCATTCATGATGAAGTAGATTACTCTGAGAAACTAAAGTTTAGTGAagatgaagaagaggaagaaactcTTAAAGATGGACGACAGAAGTG GAACAGCTGGGATCCCAGAAGGCAGCGACAGTtgtccctgagctctgcagacagTGCAGATGTCAAGCACACcttggaggaaggaaagaattgGAATGATTCAGTTGGCTTGTCCCGGCCAGTCCGGAAAGCGCAGGATTCACAGCAGCCTCCAAGGAAGGTGAATGgctggagctctgcctcagaatACCAG AAACCCGCACTGGGAAGTGTTCTCAGACAGCAGTCCCTCGAGGATAAAGAGGAAAAGGTGCCTGTGAGACAGAAGTTTGTGCACTCTGAGATCTCTGAGGCTGTTGAGAGAGCCAGGaggcggcgggaggaggaggagcggcgAGCCAGGGAGGAGCGCCTGGCAGCCTGCGCTGCAAAGCTCAAGCAGCTTGATCAGAAATGCAAACTGGCTCAGAAGAGTGTGgagacacagaaacacacagagaatGAGGATGTGCGAcctcccagcacagagaaaaacactACACAAGAGAATGGCCATGCTTTCCGTAAAG caACCCCTGAGTTTCACATGCAGGATGCCTCTGTTGGCTATCTGGAAGAGGAAagtcctgctccagcagcagcagcagcccaaagCAGCAGTGAGGAGGAGCTCAGAGAAGCTCCCTCGCCAGCACAAGAATTCAACAAATACCAGAAATCTCTTCCCCCACGattccagaggcagcagcagcaacaacagcagcag gagcagctgtacAAGatgcagcactggcagcagcaggtctATCCTCCCCCATCCCACTCCCATCCCCAGCGGACGTTCTACCCGCCGCACCCGCAGATGCTCGGCTTCGATCCCCGCTGGATGATGATGCCCTCCTACATGGACCCTCGCATGGCCCAGAGCCGCACCCCCGTGGATTTCTACCCTTCAGCCCTTCACCCTTCAG GAATTATGAAGCCCATGATTCAGCAGGACTCCATCGGTGGGGGCAGCTGTCGGTCTGAAGATCAGAACTgtcaggcagggcaggcagagaggaaaactgCTCCCTTGGATCCTGTGCCAGTGTGGGGCCAGGACAGCTACACATCCCTGCAGAGCAAAGGATACTCCCTGTCACATCAAAAACAGGCTGACAACATGAGCATGGAGGGGCTGCATGCCAG GAATGAAAGTTACTCTGCTTCTGGAAGGCCGGAGAGTCTGAGCACTCAGAGAGATCTCTttgaggagagaggggaggagtATTTGAATGCTTTTGACAAGAAGGCCCAACCGGACTTTGACAGTTGCCTGTCTCCTCAGAGGATAGGCCAGGATCTCTTGTTCCAGCATCAGGAGAGTGTGCAGGAGGCCTGTCCTGCTGGCAGCCGCCATGTGAACCTGAGGTGTTCACCCCTCGAGCCTGATTTCATTCAAGCAGAGAAGAAGCCTGAATATAATGGTTGGGATATCAGCCACCATCAGAAAcctgcagagacagcagcagaagctgctgaagaAGCACCCCGGGATGAGCAGTCGTTCAGTGCAGACCcatggaagaaggaaggagcCAGTACCAAACAGACCACTGAAGAGACAGCAGAGTGGGCTCCCGAGAGCCGCAACAGCGGCgggcagcaccaggagcaaaTGGGGAGGACACGGCGGTCTGGCCCCATTAAAAAACCAGTCCTGAAGGCCCTGAaggtggaggagaaggagaaggagatggAGAAGGTTAAACTGGAGGGAGAAGACAGCTCGCGCCAGCTAAAGGAGAAGGCAGCTGTTCAGAAGGTAGAGAATGAGTCAGATGACTCTGCTGCCTTGCTGAACTCCACACGATACCTGCTGGATGACAAAGGTTCTTCCCAAACCAGCCTTGCACGAGAGGCTGAGAAATCccaagaggaagaagaggaggaggaggaagaggagaagccAGAAAGAACCTGGGAGAACAAACTATCCAGAGAGAGCAACGacctccctcccacaaaaagaaacaactggatCTTCATTGATGAGGAGCAAGCCTTCGGTGGAAGAGGTCAAGGGCGTGGGCGAGGGAGAGGCTTCAGAGAGTTCACTTTCAGAGGCCGAGGCACGGTTGTGAGCAGCAGAGGGGTgtacaacagcaacaacaaccaGAGGAGCAGCCGGGGCAGAGGGCTCCGGGAGTTCAACCAGCCAGAGGATTTCCCCAGAGGCAAACCAAGGCGCCGGATCGCCAGCGAGACACACAGTGAAGGGTCAGAGTACGAGGAGCTCCCCAAGCGTCGCCGGCAGAGAGGCTCGGAGAACAGCAATGAAGGCTCTGTGCTGGACAGGGAGGACAGTGATTTGAAAAAGGGAGACTTCAAAGAGTCTTGGAGGTCCAACAAAATCTATTCAGATGATCACAACGGCCTGGATCCTAAGAGGGCTCCAAGAGCCTTTGGGAGATCACTGCCACCAAGACTGAGCAACTCTGGCTATGGGCGAAGGGGGTTCATGGGTAAGGAGCCCACCCAGTGGCAAGGCAGGAGTGGGGGAGGAGGGTGGCAGGAGTACAGCCACACCTCTCCATCAGACACTTttgggagcaggcagcagtCTGACAGGGACTACATTCAGGATTCTTACAAACACACGGATTCCTTCTCCAGCCGGGTTTTTGATGAGAGTCATCTGGATGACAAAAGGCACTTTTTCCAGGAGGATTACTCAGCGGATCAGGAGAACATAGAGAACAGACCCTTCAGGAGGCGACGTCCTCCCCGCCAGGACAAGCCCCCACGGTTCAGGCGCCTCAGGCAGGAGAGGGAATCGGTGGGGCAGTGGAACCCTGAGGAGGGAGGCCCTAATCTGCTGCCCAGCCAGTGGCCAGGCAGACCCAAgctgagcactgcagagaagagcagcatTTCGGGCAGACGCTCTCCTGAGCTGTCCTACCAGAACTCTTCAGACCATGCCAACGAGGAGTGGGAGACAGCGTCTGAGAGCAGCGACTTCAGCGAGCGgcgggagagaagggatggagtTCCAGAGAGTGAGAGCCAGCTGGAAGGTGGCCTTGGCACTGGGAGCTTGGGAGAGAAGAGGGAACTGGCAAAGAGGAGCTTCTCAAGCCAGAGGCCGCTGGTGGACAGGCAGAGCCGCAAGGCTGAGCCAGCAGGGTTTGCAGAGCCGTCCGTCAGGACTGGTGTGGGAGCGGCCTCCAGATATGAGAGCCAGCAGAATGGGACCCTGATAAAGAGCAAAAG GTCtccagaagaaggaggaggcCTTGGCAACACCAGCAGTGGGAGCAACCACTCCATTTATAGCTTGGATAGGGCCTCCCACGTGAACTCAGAGAGTGCTGAGGGGCCAGGTAAAAAGCCAGAGAAGGAGCACAAATCCACTGCACAAAGAGCAAGTGAGAAGGGAGAGGCCTTGTCACAGTTTGAACTGAGTTATGGAA GTACCATCATTGATAATCGGGTGTCAAACGCAGCAGAAGAGAATGAAGTTGGTTCCATGGCAGGGGAAGGCTTCATTGAGGTTCTTACTAAAAAGCAGCGTCGTTTGCTGGAAGAGGAGCgaaggaagaaggagcaggCTGCTCAG GCACCCGCCAAGGCCCGCGTCCTTCAGTCGCGCATTCCACCGCGGTTTGCTAAGAAGCAGAACAGCCTGTGCTTGGAGCAGAGCGATGTAACAGTGTCTGGAAACAGCCTGGGCACAGAGATCTGGGAGAGCAACAGCCCAG CACTTTCCGTTCAGTCTCCTGGCAGTGATTCCTGGAGCAAGCCTGTAAATGCCTTTAATGGAACTGAGTCTAGCACTGAG GGCTTTAAAGGCAGCCAGGGGGATAGTGGCATTGACTTGAGCGCGGAGTCTCGGGAATCCTCCGCGACCTCCTCTCAGCGCAGTTCTCCATATGGCACCCTCAAACCAGAGGAGATGAATGGGGCTGGCCTGGTGGACCCAAAGCCTGACTGCCAGAAGGAGCAAGTGCAGAAGCAAACTGATAAAAAG GATTCAGATCAAGGCTCAGGACAGAACAAGGAACACAAGCCTGGACCAATCGGCAACGAACGCtccctgaaaaacagaaagggTTCGGAGGGAACGGAACGGCTGGAAGGGAATATCCCCCCTGTTAATGGGGTGGAAATTCACGTGGATTCTGTACTTCCTGTGCCGCCCATTGAATTTGGAGTAAATCCTAAA gaCTCTGACTTCAGCTTGCCACCTGGTTCTGCCTCTGGCACTGCAGCTAACCCTGTCACCAAATTGCAGGATGCCTTGGCCAGTAAt GCAGGGTTAACACAGTCCATTCCCATCCTGCGAAGGGATCATCACCTCCAGCGCTGCATCGGCCTGAACCCCATGTCTTTCCCCACTGCAGACCTTACTCTTAAG ATGGAGTCCGCTCGTAAAGCTTGGGAAAACTCTCCGAGTTTACCAGAACAGAACTCCCCAGGAGGTGCAGGCTCAGGCATCCAGCCTCCTTCCAGTGTTGGAGCTTCCAACGGTGTCAGCTACAGCTCTTTTGGTGGAGTTTCCATGCCTCCTATGCCTGTGGCATCTGTAGCACCTTCTGCATCTATTCCAG GTAACCATATTCCACCCCTGTATCTGGATGGCCACGTGTTTGCAAGTCAGCCCCGCCTGGTCCCTCAGACGATACCTCAGCAGCAAAGCTACCAGCAG gctgctgctgctcaacAGATTCCCATTTCCCTCCACACATCCTTACAGGCCCAAGCTCAGCTTggactgaggggtgggctgcCTGTTTCCCAGTCCCAGGAGATGTACAGCTCCATACAGCCCTTCAG gtctCAGGTGTACATGCACCCCAGtctgtcccagcccagcaccatgGTCCTGACAGGAGGCACTGCTCTGAAGCCTCCATATTCCGCCTTCCCAGGCATGCAGCCCTTGGAGGTGGTGAAAACCCAGTCTGGGTCCCCCTATCAGCCCATGAATGGAAGCCAGGCACTGGTTTATGAGGGGCAGATAAACCAGGCTGGTATGGGAGCCTCCCAGATGATGGACTCTCAGCTCACACAGGTTAGGAGCAGGACTGGCGAGCCACTCCTTTGGTCCAGGCTAATTCACAGCCACTTGTTTCTGAGAATGGGTTGTAACATGTCTGTCTGA